In a genomic window of Sulfuriferula nivalis:
- a CDS encoding proline--tRNA ligase, with translation MRVSQFFLSTLKEAPAEAELVSHRLMLRAGFIKRLGSGLYTWMPLGLRVLRKVEAVVREEMNRAGALELLMPAVQPAELWQETGRWDKFGPQMLKIKDRHEREFCFGPTHEEVITDMARREIKSYRQLPLNFYQIQTKFRDEIRPRFGVMRAREFMMKDAYSFHTDFASLQQTYQVMYAAYSRIFTRLGLEFRAVAADTGAIGGSGSHEFHVLADSGEDAIAYCPDSDYAANVELAEAVAPDATLPEPGQDINKVATPNQHSIEEVAAFLNLPVTQLVKTLVVEQGDGVVALLVRGDHQLNEIKAAKLLGVDEIRFASDAEVREVTGCAPGSIGPVGLTVRVVADRSVAVMADFVCGANEAGYHFTGVNFGRDLPLPEVADIRNAVAGDASPDGKGVLAMCRGIEVGHIFQLRTNYSAPMACQYLDEQGKTQVAEMGCYGIGVSRIVAAAIEQNFDARGMTLPVALAPFSIAIVPVGYQKSEQVREVADKLYAELVASGIDVLLDDRNERPGVMFADMELIGMPHRVVIGERGLKDGMVEYQGRTDTAATSVSLLDIHTHVMQILQK, from the coding sequence ATGCGCGTTTCACAATTTTTTCTTTCTACGTTGAAAGAAGCACCTGCCGAAGCAGAGCTGGTAAGTCATCGTTTAATGTTACGTGCGGGTTTTATCAAACGCCTGGGTTCTGGGTTGTACACGTGGATGCCGCTGGGCTTGCGTGTGCTGCGCAAAGTTGAGGCGGTAGTACGTGAAGAAATGAATCGTGCTGGTGCATTGGAGTTGCTGATGCCTGCAGTGCAGCCTGCAGAGTTATGGCAAGAGACTGGACGCTGGGACAAGTTTGGTCCGCAAATGCTCAAAATCAAAGATCGCCATGAACGTGAGTTCTGCTTTGGGCCTACGCATGAAGAAGTTATTACTGATATGGCGCGGCGCGAAATCAAGAGTTATCGCCAGTTGCCACTGAATTTTTATCAGATACAAACCAAGTTCCGTGATGAGATACGTCCTCGTTTCGGAGTGATGCGCGCACGCGAATTCATGATGAAAGACGCTTATTCTTTCCATACGGATTTTGCCAGTTTGCAACAAACTTATCAGGTGATGTATGCGGCTTACAGTCGTATTTTTACTCGTCTTGGATTAGAGTTCCGCGCTGTCGCAGCAGATACAGGCGCGATCGGTGGGTCAGGCTCGCATGAATTTCATGTGCTGGCAGATTCAGGTGAGGATGCAATTGCATATTGCCCAGATTCTGATTATGCCGCTAACGTGGAACTGGCTGAAGCGGTTGCGCCGGATGCGACTTTGCCAGAACCCGGACAGGACATAAATAAAGTGGCAACACCGAATCAGCACAGTATAGAAGAAGTTGCTGCATTTTTAAATTTACCCGTTACCCAATTGGTAAAAACGCTGGTGGTTGAGCAAGGCGATGGCGTAGTCGCGTTGTTGGTGCGTGGTGATCATCAGTTGAATGAAATTAAAGCCGCAAAATTGTTGGGTGTGGATGAGATTCGTTTTGCCAGTGATGCCGAGGTGCGTGAAGTGACGGGCTGTGCGCCGGGATCTATCGGACCTGTGGGGTTAACTGTGCGCGTCGTGGCTGATCGCAGTGTGGCAGTTATGGCGGATTTCGTTTGCGGCGCAAATGAAGCGGGTTATCATTTTACCGGTGTTAATTTCGGTCGGGATTTACCATTGCCTGAAGTGGCTGATATCCGCAATGCTGTTGCGGGTGATGCAAGCCCTGATGGCAAAGGTGTGCTGGCCATGTGCCGTGGTATAGAAGTGGGTCATATTTTTCAGTTGCGCACTAATTATTCAGCGCCTATGGCATGCCAGTATCTGGATGAACAGGGTAAAACACAAGTTGCAGAAATGGGTTGCTATGGCATAGGTGTGTCACGCATCGTTGCCGCGGCGATCGAGCAGAATTTTGATGCACGAGGCATGACCTTGCCTGTTGCCCTCGCGCCTTTCAGTATTGCTATTGTGCCAGTTGGTTATCAGAAGAGTGAGCAGGTACGTGAGGTCGCTGATAAGCTTTATGCAGAACTGGTTGCGTCAGGCATTGATGTGTTGCTCGATGACAGGAATGAGCGTCCTGGTGTCATGTTCGCAGATATGGAACTGATAGGCATGCCGCATCGTGTTGTGATAGGTGAGCGTGGATTAAAAGACGGTATGGTGGAATATCAGGGACGTACCGATACTGCTGCAACTAGCGTATCATTGCTAGACATCCACACACATGTTATGCAAATATTGCAAAAATGA
- a CDS encoding methyltransferase — MRFFNRRIHKAVSELDTVEISEQDGVRYLHLGNDTVQSAMRIATPNSLELTYTQAMLGFLLLAPTPPKRALLVGLGGGSLVKFLHHQFTNTQLTVAEINAKVITAAHQFFQVPQSSDRLEIVLADATEFIINQTEYDCILLDGFDSGCQVSSLATESFYSDCKNALTSEGVLSVNFWASDPKFDIYRRRLADVFDQQIIYLPVEKRGNIIAFAFSSPLRFQTLRTLQQRALQLSTQLGLPYTDFLEAMRQHPDNAKLIP, encoded by the coding sequence ATGCGTTTCTTTAATCGCCGCATCCACAAGGCGGTATCCGAGCTTGATACCGTAGAAATCAGTGAACAGGATGGCGTACGTTACCTTCATTTAGGCAATGACACTGTACAGTCTGCTATGCGCATCGCCACCCCTAATTCGCTTGAATTAACTTATACACAAGCTATGTTGGGATTTTTACTACTTGCCCCCACTCCACCCAAACGTGCGCTATTGGTAGGATTGGGTGGCGGCTCATTAGTTAAATTCCTGCACCACCAATTTACCAATACTCAACTTACTGTTGCTGAAATTAATGCGAAAGTCATTACCGCAGCACACCAATTTTTTCAGGTTCCGCAATCCAGCGACCGACTCGAAATAGTTTTAGCTGACGCAACTGAATTTATTATCAATCAAACTGAGTACGACTGCATATTGCTCGATGGCTTTGATTCAGGATGCCAAGTATCCAGTCTTGCGACTGAAAGCTTTTATAGTGACTGTAAGAACGCATTGACCAGCGAAGGAGTACTTTCAGTTAATTTCTGGGCCAGTGATCCGAAATTTGATATTTATCGCCGTCGCCTTGCCGATGTATTTGATCAGCAGATTATCTACTTACCGGTAGAAAAGCGAGGCAATATTATCGCCTTCGCTTTCAGCAGCCCATTACGCTTTCAAACCTTGCGAACACTGCAACAACGAGCTCTACAATTAAGCACACAACTTGGTCTGCCTTATACAGATTTTCTGGAAGCCATGCGTCAACACCCCGACAATGCAAAACTTATCCCTTAA
- a CDS encoding SCP-2 sterol transfer family protein: protein MENLFSEDWANRFTKKWNSTNEMVSQLAAANFDSIVAFGYADAPTPEVFIHINQGRITEAKPYALAPETTADWDLRAKPEQWLKWRGNGPGITGLGVAVASRQLQFVTGDYRRMIRQPLLAGPFLKFFAFL, encoded by the coding sequence ATGGAAAATTTGTTTTCAGAAGACTGGGCCAACCGCTTCACAAAAAAATGGAATAGCACGAATGAAATGGTTAGCCAGCTTGCTGCAGCCAATTTTGATTCTATAGTTGCGTTTGGTTATGCTGATGCCCCAACCCCAGAAGTATTTATACATATTAATCAAGGGCGCATCACCGAAGCAAAGCCCTATGCACTTGCACCTGAAACTACAGCTGATTGGGACTTACGCGCCAAACCAGAACAATGGTTAAAATGGCGTGGCAATGGCCCTGGCATCACAGGTCTGGGGGTTGCTGTTGCAAGTCGCCAATTACAATTCGTGACAGGTGATTACCGCCGCATGATACGCCAGCCATTACTTGCAGGTCCATTCCTCAAATTTTTTGCCTTTTTATAA
- a CDS encoding phosphoribulokinase: MSKKHPVIAVTGSSGAGTTTVKRAFEHIFRRENINSVVIEGDSFHSLSRNEFKVEMAKADATGNKHFSHFGPEANHFDKLEALFKSYGKDGKGKKRYYIHSDEEALFHNKRLGTKLSAGEFTPWEDVPTGTDLLFYEGLHGLAADGKVDVAKYVDLGVGVVPVVNLEWIQKIHRDGAERGYAADVIVDTIMRRMPDYVNYITPQFSRTDVNFQRVPTVDTSNPFISRDIPTPDESLIIIRFKERKGVDFPNLLNMIPNSFMSRSNTLVVPGPKMGYAMELILGPMIEKMIDAKKKA; encoded by the coding sequence ATGTCAAAAAAACATCCGGTGATTGCGGTGACAGGTTCGTCTGGCGCAGGTACAACTACAGTTAAACGTGCGTTCGAACATATTTTCCGTCGTGAAAATATCAACTCTGTCGTTATCGAAGGCGATAGTTTCCATAGTTTGTCTCGTAATGAATTCAAAGTGGAAATGGCTAAAGCGGATGCAACTGGTAACAAACATTTCAGCCATTTTGGCCCAGAGGCTAACCATTTTGATAAATTGGAAGCGCTGTTCAAAAGCTATGGTAAAGATGGTAAAGGTAAAAAGCGTTATTACATCCATAGTGATGAAGAAGCTTTATTTCATAATAAGCGCTTAGGTACTAAATTATCTGCGGGCGAATTTACGCCTTGGGAAGATGTGCCAACTGGTACCGATTTGCTGTTCTACGAAGGTTTGCATGGTTTGGCAGCAGATGGCAAGGTTGATGTGGCTAAGTATGTGGATTTAGGCGTAGGTGTTGTGCCTGTTGTTAACCTGGAGTGGATACAAAAAATTCACAGGGATGGTGCAGAACGTGGTTATGCTGCGGATGTTATTGTTGATACTATCATGCGTCGTATGCCTGACTATGTGAATTACATCACTCCACAGTTTTCACGTACCGACGTGAATTTCCAGCGTGTACCTACTGTTGATACTTCTAATCCTTTTATCTCACGTGATATTCCTACGCCAGATGAAAGTTTGATTATTATTCGTTTTAAAGAACGTAAGGGCGTTGATTTCCCTAACCTGTTGAACATGATACCAAACTCATTTATGTCACGTTCTAATACCTTGGTCGTGCCAGGTCCTAAAATGGGCTATGCAATGGAATTGATATTGGGACCAATGATAGAAAAAATGATAGATGCTAAGAAAAAAGCTTAA
- the leuS gene encoding leucine--tRNA ligase has protein sequence MDAHYQPQLIETEAQQTWENQRTYKAVETTDKPKYYCLSMFPYPSGKLHMGHVRNYTIGDVLARFHKLKGYNVMQPMGWDAFGLPAENAAIKNQVAPAAWTYDNIAHMRTQLKRLGLAVDWDREIATCTPEYYRWEQWLFTELFKKDLIYKKTASVNWDPVDNTVLANEQVIDGRGWRSGALVEKRDIPMYFMRITAYADELLSGLDELPQWPEQVKTMQRNWIGKSTGCEVHFPYDATSIGNTGVLKVYTTRPDTLMGATYVAVAAEHPLATLAATNNTTLAEFIAECKRGSVAEADVATQAKKGMATGLYVHHPLTQEKLPVWVANYVLMGYGEGAVMAVPAHDERDFEFALQYQLPMKTVIAASLDNQAPVGSEWQDSYGEHGICVNSGKYDGMDFTSASAAIAADLTALNLGHGRTQFRLRDWGISRQRYWGCPIPIIHCPSCGDVPVPADQLPVVLPEDVVVTGAGSPLAKMPAFYECTCPQCGGAARRETDTMDTFVESSWYYARYASFDSHNAMLDERAQHWLPVDQYIGGIEHAILHLLYARFFHKLMRDQGLFTSNEPFTRLLTQGMVIAPTFYRDLGDGKKDWFNPAEVEVRNDERGRPLDAVLKADGLPVVIGGTEKMAKSKNNGVDPQALIDIYGADTARLFMMFAAPPDQSLEWSDAGIEGAHRFLRRLWKICAEHVNTGAINAYKTGELSAELKGLRLQLHNAINKITDDYARRQTFNTAIAAVMELLNSMAKIDTDNVVARSVMQECLEHISILLAPIVPHICGAMWTELRPGTDLATQNWPLADESALVQDEVTMMIQVNGKLRGEMTVSKTADKATIEQIALTHELVLKFTAGATPKKIVVVPNRLVNIVI, from the coding sequence ATGGACGCTCACTACCAACCCCAACTTATCGAAACAGAAGCCCAGCAAACATGGGAAAATCAACGCACTTACAAAGCCGTTGAAACCACTGACAAACCCAAATATTACTGCCTGTCAATGTTCCCTTATCCATCGGGTAAGCTGCACATGGGACACGTGCGCAATTACACCATAGGTGACGTACTCGCTCGCTTCCACAAACTTAAAGGCTATAACGTCATGCAACCTATGGGTTGGGATGCTTTTGGTTTGCCTGCGGAAAATGCCGCTATTAAAAACCAGGTCGCACCTGCTGCATGGACCTACGACAATATTGCTCACATGCGCACCCAACTAAAACGCCTGGGCTTGGCAGTTGACTGGGACAGGGAAATCGCTACCTGCACACCTGAATACTACCGCTGGGAACAATGGCTATTTACTGAGCTATTCAAAAAAGACCTTATCTACAAGAAAACAGCTTCAGTCAATTGGGATCCAGTTGATAACACGGTACTGGCGAATGAACAGGTTATCGACGGGCGCGGCTGGCGTAGTGGCGCACTGGTTGAAAAGCGCGATATCCCTATGTACTTTATGCGCATCACCGCCTATGCCGATGAACTGCTCAGCGGACTAGATGAATTGCCGCAATGGCCAGAGCAGGTCAAAACCATGCAGCGCAACTGGATAGGAAAAAGCACAGGATGTGAAGTGCATTTTCCCTATGATGCAACGTCTATTGGCAACACCGGTGTACTCAAGGTTTACACCACTCGCCCCGACACACTCATGGGTGCGACTTATGTTGCAGTTGCCGCTGAACACCCATTAGCCACATTAGCGGCAACCAACAACACCACATTGGCCGAATTTATTGCTGAATGCAAACGTGGCAGCGTTGCTGAAGCTGATGTTGCGACTCAAGCCAAAAAAGGTATGGCAACCGGCTTATACGTTCATCACCCATTGACTCAGGAAAAACTGCCAGTATGGGTCGCCAATTACGTACTCATGGGTTACGGTGAAGGCGCAGTGATGGCCGTACCTGCACACGATGAACGTGATTTCGAGTTTGCACTGCAATACCAGCTACCTATGAAAACCGTCATTGCTGCCAGTCTCGACAATCAAGCTCCTGTCGGTTCTGAATGGCAAGATAGCTATGGTGAACATGGCATCTGTGTTAACTCGGGCAAATACGACGGCATGGATTTTACCTCAGCATCCGCCGCCATTGCCGCCGACTTAACCGCACTCAATCTCGGACACGGTCGCACTCAGTTCCGCTTGCGCGACTGGGGCATTTCACGCCAACGCTACTGGGGCTGCCCTATCCCTATCATTCATTGCCCAAGTTGCGGTGATGTACCAGTACCAGCAGACCAACTACCTGTGGTTTTACCCGAAGACGTCGTTGTCACGGGTGCGGGCTCACCTTTAGCCAAAATGCCTGCGTTTTATGAGTGCACCTGCCCGCAATGTGGCGGCGCGGCACGGCGCGAGACCGACACTATGGATACCTTTGTTGAGTCCTCATGGTATTACGCACGCTATGCAAGCTTTGACAGCCACAACGCCATGCTCGATGAACGCGCACAACACTGGCTGCCTGTAGACCAATACATAGGCGGCATAGAACATGCAATTTTACATCTGCTCTACGCGCGCTTCTTCCACAAACTCATGCGTGACCAGGGGCTGTTCACCAGCAATGAGCCATTTACACGCTTGCTCACACAAGGGATGGTCATTGCACCCACCTTCTATCGTGACCTGGGTGATGGCAAAAAAGACTGGTTTAACCCTGCGGAAGTTGAAGTACGCAACGACGAACGTGGCCGCCCATTAGATGCAGTGCTCAAAGCCGACGGATTACCTGTAGTCATAGGCGGCACTGAAAAAATGGCAAAATCCAAGAACAATGGTGTCGATCCACAAGCCTTGATAGATATTTACGGCGCAGATACAGCACGCCTGTTCATGATGTTTGCTGCACCACCGGACCAGAGCCTGGAGTGGTCGGATGCGGGGATAGAAGGTGCGCATCGTTTCTTACGCCGCTTGTGGAAAATTTGTGCCGAGCATGTAAACACAGGCGCCATCAACGCCTACAAAACGGGTGAACTCTCTGCCGAACTCAAAGGTTTACGCCTGCAACTACATAACGCCATCAACAAAATCACTGATGACTATGCCCGCCGCCAGACGTTTAATACTGCAATTGCGGCAGTCATGGAGTTACTCAACAGCATGGCGAAAATCGACACAGATAACGTGGTTGCCCGCAGCGTCATGCAAGAATGCCTGGAACATATCAGCATACTGCTTGCGCCTATCGTGCCCCACATTTGTGGTGCCATGTGGACTGAATTACGACCTGGTACAGACTTGGCAACACAAAACTGGCCACTGGCTGACGAATCTGCGTTAGTTCAGGATGAGGTGACCATGATGATACAAGTCAATGGCAAACTAAGGGGCGAAATGACGGTCAGCAAAACTGCCGATAAAGCGACGATAGAACAAATCGCCTTGACACATGAATTGGTATTAAAATTCACAGCAGGTGCCACGCCGAAGAAAATCGTCGTTGTGCCGAATCGATTAGTCAACATTGTTATCTAA
- the lptE gene encoding LPS assembly lipoprotein LptE: protein MKTTYRLWLVLLLVISSLIAGCGFQLRGQSDIPYSSLYIDGNTGSGLVINLKRIIRAGGHKERLAASSKEAERTIQIISEANNKIILSLSGAGRVREYQLQYRVKYRMLTAQAKEILLPTEIVLYRDMSYNDTDILAKGDEEQQLYKDMQTDAAQQILRRIALLHGA, encoded by the coding sequence ATGAAAACCACCTACAGACTTTGGTTAGTGTTACTTTTAGTAATCAGCAGCTTAATTGCTGGTTGTGGTTTTCAGTTGCGCGGACAATCTGATATTCCCTACAGCTCGCTTTATATTGATGGCAACACCGGCTCAGGCTTGGTGATTAACCTGAAACGCATCATCCGGGCAGGTGGTCATAAAGAACGCCTGGCTGCTTCCAGCAAAGAAGCCGAACGCACTATACAAATCATCTCCGAAGCCAATAACAAAATCATCCTTTCACTATCCGGCGCTGGACGAGTGCGTGAATACCAACTGCAATACCGGGTGAAATATCGTATGCTCACTGCCCAGGCAAAGGAAATTTTGCTACCCACCGAAATCGTGCTTTATCGTGATATGAGCTACAACGACACCGACATCCTGGCTAAAGGTGACGAAGAACAACAGCTCTACAAAGACATGCAAACCGACGCGGCTCAACAAATCTTACGACGCATCGCCTTACTGCACGGCGCATAA
- the holA gene encoding DNA polymerase III subunit delta, with translation MRIKPEQLAAHLAKELRPLYCIYGDEPLLILEAADQIRHAARQQGYSERETHQVEGRYNWQNLLSSGENLSLFGDRRFIDIRIPSGKPGVEGSKALISYSDALPNDSVSLITLPKLDRQTTNSKWFNALDQAGVVITVYPITLDQLPRWIGERLARQQQQADHDTLQFLTQKVEGNLLAAQQEINKLGLLFPPGRLDFASVRDAVLDVARYDVFKLADAMLNRDVARIIRMLEGLQQEGEAPTLILWTITRELRILTRLKQAQENGIQPARIMREVGVWESRQGLVERALSNVKSDTLTRAMHQAASIDRMIKGWEQGDPWAALRQLALTVAMPKTEMLS, from the coding sequence ATGCGCATCAAGCCTGAACAACTCGCTGCACACCTTGCCAAGGAACTGCGGCCGTTGTACTGCATTTATGGTGATGAACCGTTACTCATATTAGAAGCCGCCGATCAAATCCGCCACGCTGCCCGTCAACAAGGCTATAGTGAGCGCGAAACCCATCAGGTAGAAGGTCGTTATAACTGGCAGAATTTACTCAGCAGCGGAGAAAATTTATCACTCTTTGGTGACCGTCGCTTTATCGATATTCGCATCCCCTCTGGCAAACCGGGAGTGGAAGGCAGCAAAGCTTTAATCAGTTACAGCGACGCTTTACCTAACGACAGTGTGAGCTTAATCACCCTTCCCAAACTTGATCGCCAGACCACCAATAGCAAATGGTTTAATGCACTGGATCAGGCGGGAGTCGTCATTACTGTCTACCCTATTACTTTGGATCAATTGCCTCGCTGGATAGGGGAGCGCCTGGCTCGCCAGCAACAACAGGCTGATCATGACACACTGCAATTTCTCACACAGAAAGTGGAAGGTAACCTGCTCGCTGCACAACAGGAAATCAACAAATTAGGTTTGTTATTCCCCCCGGGTCGCCTGGACTTCGCCAGCGTACGTGATGCGGTGCTGGATGTTGCCCGTTATGATGTATTCAAATTAGCCGACGCCATGCTCAACCGTGACGTTGCCCGCATTATCCGTATGCTGGAAGGTCTGCAACAAGAAGGTGAAGCACCGACACTAATATTATGGACCATCACCCGAGAGCTACGCATACTCACTCGCCTCAAGCAGGCGCAGGAGAATGGTATACAACCCGCCAGAATAATGCGTGAAGTCGGTGTCTGGGAAAGCCGCCAAGGACTAGTAGAACGGGCATTATCCAATGTCAAATCAGATACACTGACACGCGCCATGCATCAGGCTGCGAGCATAGACCGAATGATTAAAGGCTGGGAACAAGGCGATCCATGGGCAGCATTACGACAGCTGGCGCTGACAGTGGCTATGCCCAAAACTGAAATGTTGTCTTAA
- a CDS encoding TlpA family protein disulfide reductase — translation MRIVLALTILLISCLNPLTLWAKEDAKPPAGIVTLDGRIAPTLALTNMDGELTNIKTYKGKWILVHFWATWCGPCRHEMPTLQALQQSITRSDIKLVLVNTAETDDEVFAFLPTVAPELNTLMDKDGLTTQRWQPRGLPSTYIIDPDGHLRYLALGGRDWTSVEYRSFINTLPSQQK, via the coding sequence ATGAGAATAGTGCTGGCTTTGACCATATTGCTTATAAGCTGCTTGAACCCATTAACACTATGGGCGAAAGAAGATGCGAAACCACCAGCAGGTATCGTGACTCTGGATGGTCGCATTGCCCCCACATTGGCGCTTACCAATATGGATGGAGAGCTTACCAACATAAAAACTTACAAAGGCAAATGGATACTGGTGCATTTCTGGGCGACCTGGTGTGGACCGTGTCGACATGAAATGCCGACCTTGCAAGCGCTGCAACAAAGCATCACAAGATCAGATATTAAGCTGGTGCTGGTCAATACGGCAGAAACCGATGATGAGGTGTTTGCATTCCTGCCTACAGTCGCCCCTGAGCTGAACACACTAATGGATAAAGATGGCCTGACCACACAGCGTTGGCAACCACGAGGACTTCCGTCCACCTATATCATCGATCCAGATGGCCACCTGCGCTATCTTGCATTAGGCGGCCGTGACTGGACATCAGTAGAGTACCGCAGTTTCATCAATACGTTACCCAGCCAGCAAAAGTAA
- a CDS encoding cytochrome b — translation MKHSISYNSTAIVLHWLIALLIAVTFPIAWIMVDMKDDSPAQLSWFAVHISIGISILLLVTLRLINRLFSGVPAAPANTPVAIQKLTGLIHLGLYALMFIVPLTGWVMASAGGHAVSFFGLFSLPDLVVKNDGLHETTESLHETVAYILLGLIALHTAAALKHQIIQRDDVLARMLPFLRKR, via the coding sequence ATGAAGCATTCCATTTCTTATAATTCCACTGCGATAGTATTGCATTGGCTGATTGCGCTGTTAATTGCGGTTACATTTCCTATCGCATGGATTATGGTTGATATGAAAGATGATAGTCCAGCCCAGTTATCATGGTTTGCGGTACATATCTCAATAGGTATATCAATTTTGTTGTTGGTGACATTGCGTTTAATTAATCGGCTATTCAGTGGTGTACCGGCAGCACCAGCTAATACGCCCGTTGCAATACAAAAACTTACAGGTCTCATCCATTTAGGATTATATGCATTGATGTTTATTGTGCCTCTCACTGGCTGGGTGATGGCGTCAGCAGGTGGTCATGCAGTATCGTTTTTTGGCCTGTTTTCATTGCCTGATCTTGTAGTCAAAAATGATGGTTTGCACGAAACAACCGAAAGTCTGCATGAAACAGTAGCTTATATACTATTGGGTCTAATTGCATTGCATACGGCGGCTGCGCTCAAGCATCAGATTATTCAGCGTGATGATGTGCTGGCACGTATGTTACCTTTTTTGCGTAAGCGCTAA
- a CDS encoding MFS transporter: MKLPKGVIALGLVSLFMDFSSEMIHSLLPVYLVVVLGASVLSVGLIEGVAEATASITKVFSGVISDWIGRRKPLVLLGYGMAALTKPLFPLATGMTAILTARFLDRIGKGIRGAPRDALIADITPPEQRGAAFGLRQSMDTVGAFAGPIVAMALMAVSHDNFKLVFWVAVGPAIICVLLIIFGVQEPEVVPSATNRRMPLNPADMYRLPVHFWAVMGFTAVLTLARFSEAFLLLRAENVGLAVTWIPMILIVMNVVYAASAYPLGKYSDTGNRRHLLVLGVVLLIVADLVLANASNVWLVCLGAVVWGLHMGATQGLLSALVADAAPADLRGTAFGVFNLVSGVALLVASAIAGGLWTFVGPAMTFYVGAIFSLIALFGLVSTTGQHVKNSV, translated from the coding sequence GTGAAGTTACCCAAAGGTGTTATTGCGTTAGGACTGGTCAGTTTGTTTATGGATTTCTCTTCGGAAATGATACATAGCTTGCTGCCTGTGTATCTGGTGGTTGTGCTGGGTGCATCGGTATTGTCAGTAGGTTTAATAGAGGGTGTGGCAGAAGCGACAGCTTCAATTACCAAAGTGTTTTCTGGGGTGATTTCGGACTGGATAGGTCGACGTAAACCTTTGGTCTTGTTGGGGTATGGCATGGCGGCGTTGACCAAGCCACTATTCCCGCTAGCGACAGGTATGACTGCTATTTTGACTGCCCGTTTCCTTGATCGTATCGGCAAAGGTATACGAGGTGCGCCACGTGATGCGTTAATTGCAGATATCACACCGCCTGAGCAACGTGGTGCAGCTTTTGGTTTACGGCAGTCTATGGACACCGTGGGTGCATTTGCAGGGCCAATAGTGGCGATGGCATTGATGGCTGTTAGTCATGATAATTTTAAGCTGGTATTTTGGGTGGCGGTTGGGCCCGCAATCATATGTGTATTGTTAATTATTTTTGGCGTGCAAGAGCCTGAAGTTGTGCCATCAGCCACAAATCGGCGTATGCCTTTAAATCCGGCTGATATGTATCGTTTACCCGTTCATTTTTGGGCAGTGATGGGCTTTACTGCTGTGTTAACGCTGGCACGATTTTCTGAAGCATTCTTATTGTTGCGAGCCGAAAATGTGGGCTTGGCTGTGACTTGGATCCCTATGATACTTATCGTGATGAATGTCGTATACGCCGCAAGTGCTTACCCATTGGGTAAATATTCCGACACAGGAAACCGTCGTCATTTGCTGGTGTTAGGCGTGGTGCTGCTCATAGTAGCGGATTTGGTATTGGCAAACGCCAGTAATGTTTGGCTGGTATGTTTAGGTGCTGTGGTATGGGGTTTACACATGGGGGCAACGCAAGGTTTGCTCTCGGCACTGGTTGCAGATGCAGCACCTGCAGATTTACGTGGAACAGCATTTGGCGTTTTCAATCTTGTAAGTGGCGTGGCGTTATTGGTCGCGAGTGCTATTGCGGGTGGATTATGGACATTTGTAGGGCCAGCAATGACATTCTATGTGGGTGCCATATTCTCACTGATAGCATTGTTCGGATTGGTAAGTACGACAGGACAGCATGTTAAAAACTCGGTTTAA